One Hyla sarda isolate aHylSar1 unplaced genomic scaffold, aHylSar1.hap1 scaffold_808, whole genome shotgun sequence DNA window includes the following coding sequences:
- the LOC130347045 gene encoding sulfotransferase 1 family member D1-like, which yields MQRKLTVVEGMALAQDVARNWEQIQNFQAREGDILLDTYPKSGTTWMQEIIDLIMHDGDEQKCRRAPIYERIPFIELLHLMKPGKKNQER from the exons ATGCAGAGGAAACTGACTGTGGTGGAGGGCATGGCCTTGGCCCAAGATGTCGCCAGGAATTGGGAGCAAATCCAGAACTTTCAGGCGAGAGAGGGGGACATATTACTTGATACATACCCCAAATCCG GAACCACCTGGATGCAGGAGATTATTGACCTAATAATGCACGATGGAGATGAGCAAAAGTGCAGAAGAGCCCCAATTTATGAACGGATTCCATTTATCGAGCTCCTTCATCTGATGAAACCAGGTAAAAAGAATCAGgagcggt